In Torulaspora delbrueckii CBS 1146 chromosome 1, complete genome, one genomic interval encodes:
- the SAS2 gene encoding histone acetyltransferase (similar to Saccharomyces cerevisiae SAS2 (YMR127C); ancestral locus Anc_2.410), translating into MDDDNKDDDLYGILNERNIKEVQFGIDKRFPTWYGSNAYFSPDTNRLGYEEDFHTPVKNDVKTQYWLDTLYICEYCFKYTDVEADFVSHIPHCKYQFHAPGRIKYKSPSYTIRRVKGSRHRLFCQCLCLFTKLFLDNKSMYFKVDHYEFYVVYRTGEFKPMAFFSKDLVSYHQNNLACILTFPPYQRLRLGTLLLEFSYKLSTFDNLISGPELPLSPFGLISYLKYWSKVICWELVEGELANCEKLTIETIAKVTGIRIPDIILTMEYLKCLGNTHEIHLSVLRRRLKEFEHKSKELFLLKDEYLLLED; encoded by the coding sequence ATGGACGATGATAACAAAGATGACGACCTTTACGGTATTCTGAATGAAAGAaatatcaaagaagtgCAGTTTGGCATTGACAAACGTTTTCCCACTTGGTATGGAAGTAATGCATATTTCAGTCCGGATACCAATCGTTTGGGCtatgaagaagactttCATACTCCTGTCAAAAATGACGTGAAAACACAGTACTGGCTCGATACACTATACATTTGCGAATATTGCTTCAAATACACAGATGTGGAAGCTGATTTTGTCTCACACATTCCTCATTGTAAGTACCAGTTTCACGCTCCTGGAAGAATTAAGTATAAAAGTCCTTCTTATACCATAAGGCGTGTGAAAGGTTCTAGACACCGCTTGTTCTGTCAATGCCTTTGTCTATTTACAAAGCTGTTTCTAGACAACAAATCGATGTATTTTAAAGTGGATCATTACGAGTTTTACGTCGTTTATAGGACTGGTGAATTCAAACCGATGGCATTTTTCTCCAAGGACTTGGTATCATATCATCAAAATAACCTTGCATGCATATTGACCTTTCCGCCCTACCAGAGACTTCGATTAGGAACCCTATTACTCGAATTTTCTTATAAATTATCGACATTTGATAACTTAATCTCTGGACCAGAACTGCCACTTTCACCTTTCGGTCTTATCAGTTATTTGAAATACTGGTCTAAAGTGATCTGTTGGGAACTGGTGGAAGGCGAACTGGCCAACTGCGAGAAACTCACAATTGAGACTATTGCCAAAGTAACAGGAATTAGAATACCCGATATAATACTCACAATGGAATACCTGAAATGCCTTGGTAATACACATGAAATACACCTTTCTGTTTTGCGAAGGCGGTTAAAGGAGTTTGAGCATAAGAGCAAGGAActttttcttttgaaagatgagtATTTACTGCTAGAAGACTAG
- the RAD5 gene encoding DNA helicase RAD5 (similar to Saccharomyces cerevisiae RAD5 (YLR032W); ancestral locus Anc_2.411) — translation MESKEPVETEVREEGEKKRFFSDELESSQESLPKFNQMLDSNSSFLFSNGRNDSEIEVPKNVESIDVSSEAEPEECAKHISVEDLRGIIPDIPLNVAKKLCEKYSGQEDGISLAVSQYFEDPPVESKSTNPIKPPEPTQRSLSPKMKKKDYGYRSPKRLKPSIKWRRFIGSLQVNAMATRPTIRPLKYGTELKIASVGGNIKASKLYNSSGSKKAAFASFVKVFDVQQNREIGRVPEDIAQILYPILTLDDFMFEATMIFCDDKRLSIGDNFIVQLDCFITSAIFHESTSSYRNNSFAKNSRARTWEGSQTIVETEEEIESRSRRMSLLALFDKLRVRPVTNDNKSQQDAEVIDLEDDGNPSELKKLDNEHGSLDDQHPQEDTMNLNQLQLFYKATQSVESLEKLPEMEPPKDTFKLTLRRYQKQGLAWMLKREHEFDKIPLSESDQEIDENMMNPLWNQFEWPKDMSWAAQKIKEGKNDELGHNDRFFYANLHTAEFSTEKPVLKTTMKGGILSDEMGLGKTISTLSLILSAPNDSEYLLNEKGNEGETEYSTKKPYAAKTTLIVVPMSLLAQWSSEFDKANSSSQLHSEVYYGGNVSSLKTLLTRTKNPPTVVLTTYGIVQNEWSKMSRGKSSSQSDGMSGLFSIEFHRIVIDEGHTIRNRMTATSKAVMQLASRCRWVLTGTPIINRLDDLYSLVKFLRLEPWSQIGYWKMFISDPFEKKNFKQAFDVVNAILGPVSLRRTKQMKDASGKKLVELPPKEVVVEKLHFSKGQEKVYKYFLDRAESSVKSGLAHGDLLKKYSTILVHILRLRQICCDAALLGTQDENDEDLRNSNQQFNESIDVANILGESKTNATKAETDMKAILANVQRKYPSEESFKNLECSICTTEPINLQSIMFIGCGHCFCGPCLEEFMDFQKQKKLELRCPNCRELFDSQCLLSLRLQEEGDPTLVPYNQSSKPAKIHSLVKHLRQLQDKSAGEQIVVFSQFSSYLDVLERELSDVFSKDVSQIYKFDGRLNLKERSGILRDFSIKDLSKQKILLLSLKAGGVGLNLTCASYAFMMDPWWSPSMEDQAIDRIHRIGQTNNVKVIRFIMENSIEEKMLRIQERKRTIGEAMDADEDERRKRRIEEIKMLFE, via the coding sequence ATGGAGAGTAAAGAACCGGTTGAAACGGAAGTGAGAGAAGAGGGCGAGAAAAAACGATTCTttagcgatgagctagagTCTTCACAGGAAAGCCTGCCGAAGTTCAATCAAATGCTAGATAGCaactcttcttttctcttttcgAATGGGAGAAATGATAGTGAGATCGAAGTACCGAAAAATGTCGAGTCCATTGATGTTTCCTCTGAAGCAGAGCCAGAGGAGTGCGCAAAACATATTAGCGTTGAGGACCTGCGAGGTATTATACCCGACATTCCACTAAATGTAGCGAAAAAACTATGTGAAAAGTATTCTGGTCAGGAAGATGGGATTTCTTTAGCAGTTAGCCAATACTTTGAGGATCCGCCAGTCGAAAGCAAGTCAACAAACCCGATTAAGCCGCCTGAACCTACTCAGCGGTCCCTCTCGCCtaaaatgaagaagaaagactATGGCTATCGATCGCCGAAGAGACTGAAACCTTCAATCAAGTGGAGGCGATTTATTGGTTCGTTGCAAGTAAATGCCATGGCGACAAGGCCCACTATAAGACCATTAAAGTACGGCACCGAGTTAAAGATAGCTTCCGTTGGTGGCAATATTAAGGCCTCAAAACTTTATAACTCCTCTGGGTCGAAAAAAGCAGCATTTGCTAGTTTTGTGAAGGTTTTTGACGTTCAACAGAACCGCGAAATCGGTAGAGTGCCAGAGGATATTGCACAAATCCTGTACCCAATATTGACTTTAGATGATTTCATGTTCGAGGCTACAATGATTTTTTGCGATGATAAACGACTAAGCATAGGTGATAATTTTATCGTGCAGCTCGATTGCTTTATTACATCGGCGATCTTTCACGAATCAACTTCTTCGTATCGAAATAACTCTTTTGCTAAAAACTCTCGTGCCAGGACCTGGGAAGGAAGCCAGACCATTGTTGAAAcggaggaagaaattgaaagcCGATCAAGGCGAATGAGTTTGTTAGCACTGTTTGATAAATTGCGCGTCAGGCCAGTTACAAATGACAATAAAAGTCAACAAGACGCGGAAGTGATAGACTTAGAAGACGACGGAAACCCATCTGAACTTAAAAAGCTAGACAATGAACATGGATCATTGGACGACCAACATCCTCAAGAAGATacaatgaatttgaatcAGCTTCAACTTTTCTATAAAGCCACTCAGTCTGTTGaatctttggagaaattaCCAGAAATGGAGCCGCCGAAGGATACTTTTAAACTGACGTTAAGACGATACCAGAAGCAAGGACTTGCCTGGATGCTTAAGAGAGAACATGAGTTCGACAAAATACCTTTGTCTGAATCTGATCaggaaattgatgaaaacatGATGAACCCGCTTTGGAATCAGTTCGAGTGGCCTAAAGATATGTCATGGGCCGCTCAAAAAATAAAAGAAGGCAAAAACGATGAGCTAGGACATAATGACCGATTCTTCTACGCCAATTTGCACACGGCTGAATTCTCTACAGAAAAACCGGTTCTAAAGACTACCATGAAAGGTGGTATATTATCAGATGAAATGGGTTTGGGTAAGACAATATCGACCCTCTCACTAATTCTTTCAGCTCCAAATGACTCCGAATATCTGCTTAATGAGAAAGGTAACGAGGGGGAAACTGAGtattcaacaaagaaacctTATGCGGCAAAAACAACCCTAATCGTCGTTCCGATGTCACTGCTGGCACAGTGGAGCTCTGAATTCGATAAGGCTAACTCCTCTTCGCAATTGCACAGCGAAGTCTATTACGGGGGTAACGTAAGCAGCTTAAAGACTCTGTTAACACGTACAAAGAACCCTCCCACAGTCGTTTTGACCACATACGGTATTGTCCAAAATGAATGGAGTAAGATGAGCAGAGGTAAGAGTTCAAGTCAAAGCGATGGGATGTCTGGTCTATTCTCTATTGAGTTTCACCGTATCGTGATCGATGAAGGCCACACTATCAGAAATAGAATGACTGCCACATCCAAAGCTGTGATGCAGCTGGCTAGCAGATGTCGATGGGTATTAACCGGTACACCAATTATTAACCGGCTAGACGATTTATACAGtttggtgaaatttttACGATTAGAACCTTGGTCTCAGATTGGTTATTGGAAGATGTTCATTTCAGAtccttttgaaaagaagaacttcaaaCAGGCTTTTGATGTTGTCAACGCCATCCTTGGTCCTGTTTCTCTCAGAAGAACTAAGCAAATGAAAGATGCAAGCGGTAAAAAGCTTGTTGAATTACCACCTAAAGAAGTAGTGGTTGAAAAACTACATTTTAGTAAGGGGCAAGAAAAAGTGTACAAGTACTTTCTAGACAGGGCAGAGAGCTCGGTGAAAAGTGGCCTGGCCCATGGTGATTTACTGAAGAAATACTCTACTATTTTAGTTCACATTTTACGCCTTAGACAGATCTGCTGCGATGCCGCTTTGCTAGGAACTCAGGATGAAAATGACGAGGACCTGAGAAACAGCAACCAACAGTTCAACGAGTCGATTGATGTGGCCAATATCCTAGGCGAGTCCAAGACCAATGCTACGAAGGCAGAAACGGATATGAAAGCCATCCTAGCAAATGTACAAAGAAAATACCCTTCAGAGGAGagtttcaagaatttaGAATGTTCCATATGTACCACGGAACCCATAAATTTACAATCTATCATGTTTATCGGTTGTGGACATTGCTTCTGTGGGCCttgtcttgaagaatttatGGATTTCCAGAAACAAAAGAAGTTGGAATTGAGGTGTCCAAACTGCCGTGAATTGTTTGACTCACAATGCCTATTGAGTTTGAGACTGCAAGAGGAAGGCGATCCCACTCTAGTTCCTTATAATCAAAGCTCCAAACCTGCTAAGATTCATTCATTGGTGAAACATTTGAGGCAGCTACAGGATAAATCTGCAGGAGAGCAAATTGTGGTATTCTCCCAGTTCTCGTCATATTTGGACGTCCTCGAGCGTGAGCTTTCCGATgtattttcaaaagatgtGTCTCAAATTTATAAGTTTGATGGTCGCCTTAATTTGAAAGAGCGTTCTGGGATACTTCGGGATTTCTCAATTAAGGATCTCAGCAAACAAAAAATCCTACTGTTGTCACTCAAGGCGGGTGGAGTAGGTTTAAATTTGACCTGTGCTTCTTATGCTTTCATGATGGACCCGTGGTGGTCGCCAAGTATGGAGGATCAGGCGATCGATAGAATCCATAGGATCGGTCAAACAAACAATGTTAAAGTTATACGGTTCATCATGGAGAACAGtattgaagagaaaatgtTACGCATTCAGGAAAGGAAAAGGACCATAGGAGAAGCTATGGACGcggatgaagatgagagaaggaagagaagaattgaagagatcaaaatGCTCTTCGAGTAA
- the DLT1 gene encoding Dlt1p (similar to Saccharomyces cerevisiae YMR126C; ancestral locus Anc_2.412), protein MHPIERWKRWFYRGSLVFAMLFLIGFSIVLPIDCIAQAAQSSNNALNTFIVVGALVAFGVACIVIVVGRIIFYKSCRRYIPRRYIPISAADLPHKGSRKLILENMDRSKDLSALFKMPKDPVIHAGLEPPARCDNTKEEKFFPEYLNYQSCIKSLADRMRYQGVFLNNMELDMKLDETFSDVVRNQFMKDTDDEVQLQNAQRFIEIYETVRFSGQEVTRKQFVDFVSLAIYLVDVSMTMDKKKHTRRSSSRLQVHSKLDDDPWEKEVSRDPSEYSTYPNRNVDYERNEESSYADTCSVLRRMNTGASVSRPLYSRRYSGY, encoded by the coding sequence ATGCATCCTATAGAAAGGTGGAAAAGATGGTTCTACCGGGGTTCGTTGGTTTTTGCCATGCTATTCCTCATCGGCTTCTCGATTGTACTACCAATTGACTGTATTGCTCAGGCTGCACAGTCTTCTAATAACGCCTTGAATACTTTCATCGTCGTCGGAGCACTTGTCGCGTTTGGAGTGGCTTGCATCGTTATCGTCGTTGGGAGGATTATATTCTACAAGAGTTGCAGGCGATACATACCGAGGCGATATATCCCTATATCTGCAGCTGACCTTCCCCACAAAGGTAGCAGGAAGCTCATTTTGGAAAATATGGATAGGTCTAAAGACTTGAGTGCGTTATTCAAGATGCCAAAGGATCCCGTAATACACGCTGGCTTGGAGCCACCTGCTCGATGTGATAACACGAAGGAGGAAAAATTCTTCCCTGAATACTTGAATTATCAGAGCTGTATTAAGAGTTTAGCAGATAGGATGAGATATCAAGGAGTTTTTTTAAATAACATGGAGTTGGACATGAAACTCGATGAGACTTTTTCAGACGTGGTGAGAAACCAGTTCATGAAGGATACTGACGATGAGGTTCAGCTTCAAAATGCTCAACGTTTCATTGAGATCTATGAGACGGTAAGATTCTCAGGACAAGAAGTGACAAGAAAACAATTTGTCGATTTTGTATCATTGGCGATCTATCTCGTCGACGTATCGATGACAATGGATAAGAAAAAGCATACACGACGATCGAGCAGTAGGCTACAAGTTCATAGCAAGCTAGATGATGACCCTTGGGAGAAGGAAGTCTCAAGAGATCCCAGTGAGTATTCCACATATCCAAATCGAAATGTGGACTATGAAAGGAATGAGGAGTCTTCGTACGCGGACACTTGCTCTGTTCTAAGAAGAATGAATACTGGTGCCTCGGTCAGTAGACCACTTTATAGCCGTAGATACTCGGGCTATTGA
- the STO1 gene encoding Sto1p (similar to Saccharomyces cerevisiae STO1 (YMR125W); ancestral locus Anc_2.413) yields the protein MFSKKRRADFDDDDGYRDFKPRIQKRQRLPPVVQLCKEMMPDIRTIGESVKAFEEDIKFLGDAIVNEYGHEDYFNNALLKTFRAVVLEQPHKQPAIALLTIVVNVKNDIAAKSVINFFFEELQNCCKDSINEDFENKSNETGPWNRAKLILRFLSILSPILLKDDLMGVYRKFFELSIELNKSEEKRNALSEAIYTNTLLNIPYLFLFNRDDQDLQNRVEELLSYVESEHKVKKTEISLLKVFNKNSPYESLELVEVILPNVKKALTNHMEQLSNLFPDYLHLLPETKEDHGFNDALELPPVEVLKPFSALNRGVGSVDGIWKNPRYAFRVYLANPAGGFETVVPITSYAGQLLNDIIIDITESMEFNRKEVAKQVVTLDLFFKPGIFAEPGESIAQLAAIYEENPLASTLKIEDLAIETILGLIFKLPNVSQPFAYFYTLLVEICQNSPKAIAPVFGRAFRFFYHSLEDLDLELKLRYLDWFSIQMSNFNFSWKWKEWENDSIKFGKTFYYAKLNFAKNLIRKELRLTSNTLDVEDSLPEEFKQYLDSSYIPKDQLHDYYQSLFTDNHVVDTSKIAKNSLYFNQESVPFSEEVRQVLDYIHKSNDVREVSELETILESIKEKYGALISDFDRFTIVLLVQTVVHSGSRSLSHANKYIGDLRDDLNVIFEKLQISNESKEFIIVEAVVRFWNSNSQNGFLIADAFKHAGLIKPQAILSFSFTEYDNKNYGLVDGTSIESTFRSLSQEADDNDCLKFLFERLLNITNEAIAQLQVQPQEVITIPEISEEMDIDVENELPRLDLLWKYETAVSFFKSILRKYADDFKPILPEIKSGLGAALPHEQTRAQLLTWIEEVDQI from the exons ATGTTTagcaagaagagaagagcTG ActtcgatgatgatgatggatACCGTGACTTTAAACCTCGTATCCAAAAGAGGCAGAGACTTCCTCCTGTGGTCCAATTGTGTAAGGAAATGATGCCAGATATTCGTACGATCGGTGAATCAGTTAaagcatttgaagaagatattaAATTTTTGGGCGATGCAATTGTGAATGAATATGGCCACGAAGACTATTTTAACAACGCTCTTTTGAAAACCTTCCGCGCAGTTGTCCTCGAGCAACCTCATAAACAACCTGCAATTGCTCTATTGACTATTGTTGTTAATGTGAAGAATGACATTGCAGCCAAGAGTgtcatcaacttcttttttgaagaattacaaaaTTGTTGCAAGGACAGTatcaatgaagattttgagaatAAATCTAATGAAACGGGCCCTTGGAATAGAGCTAAATTAATTCTGAGATTTTTATCAATCTTATCGCCAAtactgttgaaagatgatttgATGGGAGTTTACagaaaattctttgaattgagTATCGAGCTGAACAAGAGCGAAGAAAAGAGAAACGCCTTGTCTGAGGCCATCTATACAAACACACTATTGAATATTCCttatttgttcttgttcaatcGAGATGACCAGGATTTACAAAATAGGGTCGAAGAGCTTCTGTCCTATGTGGAAAGCGAACACAAAGTTAAAAAGACTGAGATTAGTTTGCTGAAGGTTTTCAATAAAAACAGCCCATATGAATCTCTTGAATTGGTCGAGGTTATTTTACCAAATGTCAAGAAGGCGTTGACAAACCACATGGAACAACTGTCGAACCTTTTTCCAGATTACCTACACCTGCTGCCTGAAACAAAGGAAGACCACGGTTTCAATGATGCTCTTGAATTGCCGCCTGTAGAGGTACTGAAACCGTTCAGCGCTTTGAACAGGGGGGTGGGTTCTGTCGATGGTATTTGGAAAAATCCAAGATACGCTTTCCGCGTTTATTTGGCGAACCCAGCTGGTGGTTTCGAGACGGTCGTACCTATCACGTCCTATGCAGGCCAACTGTTAAAtgatatcatcatcgatATCACAGAGAGCATGGAATTCAACAGGAAAGAAGTGGCTAAGCAGGTGGTAACCTTAGATCTATTCTTTAAGCCAGGTATCTTTGCTGAGCCTGGTGAGTCAATTGCTCAATTGGCTGCCATCTATGAGGAAAACCCGTTGGCGTCTACCTTaaagattgaagatttggCTATTGAAACTATATTGGGCCTAATTTTTAAATTGCCTAACGTATCACAGCCATTTGCCTACTTTTACACACTTCTAGTGGAAATCTGTCAGAATTCACCAAAAGCCATTGCGCCTGTTTTCGGAAGAGCCTTCAGATTTTTTTATCACAGTTTGGAAGATCTCGACCTTGAGTTAAAATTAAGATATCTGGATTGGTTTTCCATTCAAATGAGTAACTTTAACTTTTCCTGGAAATGGAAAGAATGGGAAAACGATTCAATCAAGTTTGGTAAGACCTTCTACTATGCAAAATTGAATTTCGCCAAGAATTTAATTCGTAAGGAACTAAGGCTAACTTCTAATACTTTGGATGTCGAGGATAGTTTACCAGAAGAATTCAAACAATACTTGGACAGTTCGTACATTCCTAAGGATCAGCTCCACGATTATTACCAGTCGCTCTTCACTGACAATCACGTCGTTGATACCAGTAAGATTGCGAAGAACTCGTTGTATTTCAACCAGGAATCTGTACCTTTCTCTGAAGAAGTCCGCCAAGTATTGGACTATATCCATAAGTCCAACGACGTTAGAGAAGTCTCAGAGTTGGAAACGATTCTGGAAagcatcaaagaaaaataCGGCGCATTGATTTCCGATTTCGATCGGTTCACCATTGTTCTCCTAGTTCAAACTGTTGTTCACTCAGGTAGCAGATCTCTATCTCACGCAAACAAGTATATTGGCGACCTGAGGGACGATCTGAATGTAATCTTCGAAAAGTTGCAAATAAGCAATGAAAGCAAGGAATTTATCATCGTGGAGGCGGTAGtgagattttggaattCGAACTCTCAAAATGGTTTCCTAATTGCCGACGCATTCAAGCACGCCGGCCTAATTAAACCTCAAGCTATATTATCCTTCTCGTTTACCGAGTATGATAACAAAAACTACGGTCTAGTGGATGGAACATCCATTGAGTCTACTTTCAGAAGTTTATCACAGGAAGCAGATGACAACGATTGCTTGaagtttctctttgaaCGTTTATTGAATATCACAAATGAGGCAATCGCTCAGTTACAGGTTCAACCACAAGAAGTGATTACCATTCCCGAAATTTCAGAGGAAATGGATATTGATGTGGAGAATGAATTGCCTAGGTTAGACTTACTTTGGAAGTATGAGACCGCAGTAAGTTTCTTTAAGAGCATATTGAGGAAGTATGCTGACGATTTCAAACCGATCTTGCCAGAAATCAAATCCGGTTTGGGAGCCGCATTACCTCACGAACAAACAAGGGCGCAACTGTTGACTTGgattgaagaggttgaCCAGATATAA
- the TDEL0A01880 gene encoding uncharacterized protein (similar to Saccharomyces cerevisiae YLR031W and YMR124W; ancestral locus Anc_2.414) gives MEAGLSAMNSKAQMRNQLLQSDIGNIDLSHEVPNGQPPQQQYQQTFNRPVQPQYYANRYPQEEPERRAYSLNQKSISGFFRNRGGKLPHRKGKYDSSKDEEEEVIVDGDMSTMTFNDIRTSQNRGGERYGHGSDTAPIIPTLVTQSHNNMNNVEYRKHMTAQRKYAMNAMARQQKPDARAMSLQGYGNPYRMHPQYQASNAQDPYGNSRANSLVHPPPQFQRGGFPPYGTSGGPAGGPPNGLPNRGPMPNGPRAMSLMTPYSRPPNMRPQNEFHQPSQQMHRQQGLSSESLRSEQPYRQPPENLPGLREQPYREGPPPENLQGPVEHFRQPGPSSEYVPGRSEQPYRQDLSSEHLPGPAEQFRQHGPSSENLAGRTEQPFRQGPTSENLSGRSEPQGQSLDFKAHRPGPSAQLNVLQLSAPQQNDLKEKERSLAEREKELKKKERLIKEQETQIKHDLEQKHKQIKPQLLHANVEDVNLDPSPTLQNGLKSLTVNDRDVPGDEVHNRVSMGTFVSAFSASPEKRRNLNPSGMYQLEKHDNSAFVTAQEFPQGTENRSPEKSEDVEEGNSTLTNINVSEANGTSDATSDQRRKRSSLIRAKDFLRKLSSHSLKDNDAQLPPSRASVASIPSSEALQGTAAKRELSGQVVRKNKAEDELARSTEPNNDPDSFIFDNTVGKPYVPSFATNEEVAETDKFKTITISGEQLNILTENKELMSELTLVSMELAESIKRETILEEQIRTSSDPSQAEAQLSLADFEIELRKKSSKIVELIQQLNNERLKRFIAEEQVLLFENEVKPSSLELVNKISELQSLLETKDNEISKLKDQLL, from the coding sequence ATGGAGGCTGGATTATCTGCCATGAATTCCAAAGCACAGATGAGGAATCAACTGTTGCAAAGCGATATAGGTAatattgatctttctcatGAAGTACCGAATGGACAGCCCCCGCAACAACAGTACCAACAAACGTTCAATCGTCCCGTACAACCGCAATACTATGCAAATAGGTACCCACAGGAAGAGCCAGAGAGAAGAGCTTACTCATTGAACCAAAAATCTATCTCTGGGTTTTTTAGAAATAGAGGTGGGAAATTGCCCCACAGGAAAGGAAAATATGATAGTTcgaaagatgaagaggaagaagttatAGTAGATGGAGATATGTCTACTATGACGTTTAACGATATTCGTACTTCTCAGAATAGAGGTGGTGAAAGATACGGTCATGGTAGTGATACTGCGCCGATAATCCCGACATTGGTCACTCAAAGTCATAATAATATGAATAATGTTGAATATAGAAAACATATGACCGCACAGAGGAAATATGCGATGAATGCGATGGCTAGGCAACAGAAGCCCGATGCTAGGGCCATGTCGTTACAAGGCTACGGCAACCCGTACAGAATGCATCCTCAGTATCAGGCATCTAATGCACAGGATCCTTACGGTAACTCTCGAGCCAATTCGCTCGTACATCCACCTCCGCAGTTCCAAAGAGGTGGGTTTCCTCCATATGGTACATCTGGCGGGCCAGCAGGTGGTCCACCAAATGGGCTGCCAAATCGAGGGCCTATGCCCAACGGACCTCGTGCGATGTCTCTCATGACACCCTACTCAAGACCACCAAACATGAGACCACAAAATGAGTTTCATCAACCTTCACAACAGATGCATAGACAACAGGGTTTGTCGTCGGAGAGTTTACGATCCGAACAACCATACAGGCAGCCACCAGAGAACTTACCAGGACTAAGAGAACAGCCATACAGGGAAGGTCCTCCACCAGAGAACCTCCAAGGGCCAGTCGAGCACTTTAGGCAGCCAGGTCCCTCTTCAGAATACGTTCCAGGACGAAGTGAACAGCCATACAGGCAAGATCTTTCATCAGAGCACTTACCAGGGCCGGCCGAGCAATTTAGACAGCATGGTCCCTCGTCAGAAAACCTAGCAGGGCGAACCGAACAGCCATTCAGACAGGGTCCCACATCGGAGAATTTATCAGGCCGTTCAGAGCCACAGGGTCAATCTttggatttcaaagcaCATAGGCCAGGACCTAGCGCCCAATTGAACGTCTTACAACTATCAGCACCACAGCAGAAcgatttgaaggaaaaagAACGCTCGTTGGCAGAACGtgagaaggaattgaagaagaaggaacGGCTAATCAAGGAGCAAGAAACTCAAATCAAGCATGATCTAGAGCAAAAGCATAAACAAATAAAGCCACAACTATTACATGCAAACGTTGAAGATGTCAACTTGGACCCATCACCAACATTGCAAAACGGCTTGAAATCACTCACGGTCAATGACCGTGACGTTCCAGGAGATGAAGTGCATAACAGAGTCTCTATGGGTACATTCGTATCTGCATTTAGTGCATCTCCAGAAAAGCGTAGGAATTTAAATCCATCGGGCATGTATCAGTTGGAGAAGCATGATAATAGCGCCTTTGTTACTGCACAAGAGTTTCCTCAGGGCACTGAAAATAGGTCCCCAGAGAAATcagaagatgttgaagaaggaaactCGACTTTGACAAATATCAATGTGTCGGAAGCAAATGGAACCTCCGATGCTACGTCCGAtcagagaaggaaaagatcttcatTGATCAGGGCAAAGGATTTCCTAAGGAAGCTATCGTCCCATAGTTTGAAGGATAATGACGCTCAGTTGCCGCCTAGCCGCGCAAGTGTGGCTAGCATACCCAGTTCAGAGGCTCTACAGGGAACGGCTGCCAAAAGAGAACTCAGTGGACAAGTTGTCAGGAAGAACAAGGCTGAGGATGAGCTTGCGAGAAGTACGGAGCCAAATAATGACCCTGACTCTTTCATATTCGACAACACCGTGGGTAAACCTTACGTACCCAGTTTTGCTACCAACGAAGAAGTCGCCGAGACTGATAAGTTCAAGACAATTACGATTTCTGGTGAGCAACTCAACATCCTCACCGAAAACAAAGAACTTATGAGCGAATTGACGCTGGTTTCAATGGAACTGGCCGAATCAATTAAGAGAGAGACAATACTGGAAGAACAAATTAGGACTTCAAGCGATCCATCACAGGCAGAAGCTCAACTTTCTTTGGCAGATTTTGAGATCGAACTACGTaagaaatcttccaagattGTCGAATTAATACAACAATTAAACAATGAAAGATTAAAGAGGTTCATAGCAGAAGAACAAGTACTGTTGTTTGAGAATGAAGTCAAACCCAGTTCACTCGAGCTAGTGAACAAGATTTCGGAATTGCAAAGCCTTTTAGAGACAAAAGACAATGAGATCTCCAAGCTTAAGGACCAACTTTTATAA
- the PKR1 gene encoding Pkr1p (similar to Saccharomyces cerevisiae PKR1 (YMR123W); ancestral locus Anc_2.415), whose product MANFFVALWESIFQPGTTPQLIIATHVSFFALLCTLAWLIYATSGNIHFYALFAIASCLWIAVIWFIQELNSANLMDNKQLEEPEKETGEKRKKLRSNQDLRLSDRGKFK is encoded by the coding sequence ATGGCTAACTTCTTTGTAGCTTTGTGGGAGAGCATTTTCCAGCCGGGGACAACTCCTCAACTCATTATAGCTACACATGTCTCGTTCTTCGCTTTGTTGTGCACTTTGGCATGGTTGATTTACGCTACATCAGGTAATATCCATTTCTACGCATTGTTTGCAATTGCATCTTGTTTATGGATAGCTGTGATATGGTTTATTCAGGAATTGAACAGCGCTAATCTCATGGACAACAAGCAACTCGAAGAGCCGGAGAAAGAAACGGGGGAAAAACGGAAGAAGTTAAGGAGCAACCAAGATCTTCGACTGTCAGATCGAGGAAAGTTTAAGTAG